A single region of the Azospirillum brasilense genome encodes:
- a CDS encoding SDR family oxidoreductase translates to MNIKADPTEFAGKRVLVSGGTKGLGRATVDRFLAGGAQVITAARGTPQPINGVEFVQADLTTAEGGATLAKAALERMGGIDILAHVIGGSASPGGGFLALTEDHWLAELNLNLLATVRLDRLLAPQMMERGAGAIVHITSIQSILPLPESTTGYAAAKAALRTYSKSISKELGPKGVRVNAVSPGWIMTESSVDFLKRLQAANGGTIEEARQAVLDALGGIPIGRAAKPDEVADLIAYLASDRAAAIHGAEFIIDGGTVRTV, encoded by the coding sequence ATGAACATCAAGGCTGATCCAACTGAGTTCGCGGGGAAACGAGTGCTCGTCAGCGGCGGCACCAAGGGCTTGGGCCGCGCTACCGTCGATCGCTTCCTGGCCGGTGGCGCCCAGGTGATCACCGCCGCCCGCGGAACTCCACAGCCGATCAACGGCGTCGAGTTCGTCCAGGCAGACCTGACGACAGCCGAGGGCGGGGCAACCCTGGCCAAGGCGGCGCTCGAGCGTATGGGCGGCATCGACATCCTCGCTCATGTGATCGGCGGCTCGGCCTCGCCGGGCGGCGGCTTTCTTGCCCTGACAGAAGATCACTGGCTCGCCGAACTGAACCTTAACCTTTTGGCCACTGTCCGCCTTGATCGCCTCTTGGCTCCGCAGATGATGGAACGGGGTGCCGGCGCGATTGTGCATATCACGTCCATCCAATCGATCCTGCCGCTTCCCGAATCGACCACTGGCTACGCCGCCGCAAAGGCTGCGCTCAGGACCTACAGCAAGTCGATCTCCAAGGAGCTGGGACCGAAGGGCGTGCGGGTCAACGCCGTCTCCCCCGGCTGGATCATGACCGAGTCGTCCGTCGACTTTCTGAAGCGTCTGCAGGCCGCCAATGGCGGAACGATCGAGGAGGCGCGGCAAGCTGTCCTTGATGCTCTGGGTGGGATCCCGATCGGGCGTGCGGCCAAGCCCGATGAGGTTGCCGATCTCATTGCCTATCTGGCCTCGGATCGCGCCGCCGCGATCCACGGCGCCGAGTTTATCATCGACGGCGGCACCGTTCGGACTGTCTGA
- a CDS encoding nuclear transport factor 2 family protein: MSIELPKPIADYVEANAQLDVDGMLTPFAADAVLLDNGKRHNGHAELRTLFEDEVIAVKAIFTPDTVRDENGQVVVEGPAHGDFKGSPIRFTYRFTLEHDAIKALEITV, from the coding sequence ATGTCGATCGAACTGCCCAAACCCATAGCCGACTATGTCGAGGCTAATGCACAACTCGATGTGGACGGCATGCTGACGCCTTTTGCCGCCGACGCGGTCCTCTTGGACAACGGAAAACGTCACAACGGCCACGCCGAGCTGCGAACCTTGTTTGAAGACGAGGTGATTGCGGTCAAGGCCATCTTCACGCCGGACACTGTTCGCGACGAGAACGGGCAAGTCGTGGTCGAAGGCCCTGCCCATGGCGACTTCAAGGGCAGCCCGATCCGCTTCACCTATCGCTTCACGCTCGAACACGACGCGATCAAAGCCTTGGAGATCACGGTATGA
- a CDS encoding response regulator: MRETRVTTSALKPILVVEDNLRDLELTLAALKKCKLSNGIIVARDGEEALRLLSLRDPETGWPTQLPAVVLLELHLPKIDGLEVLERVKSNPAIRHVPIVMFTASCEHNDIILSYELGANAFVVKPMDSEALSEAIRSLSAFWASLNQSPASCFQGLAAPFR, from the coding sequence ATGCGGGAGACGCGAGTGACGACAAGTGCCCTAAAGCCCATCCTGGTGGTCGAGGACAACCTACGGGACCTGGAACTGACGCTGGCGGCGCTGAAGAAATGCAAACTTTCCAACGGTATTATTGTCGCCCGCGATGGTGAAGAAGCGCTGCGGTTGCTGTCTCTTCGCGATCCGGAAACCGGATGGCCAACCCAGCTTCCCGCAGTCGTCCTGCTCGAGCTCCATCTTCCGAAGATCGATGGGCTGGAAGTGCTGGAACGGGTGAAGAGCAACCCGGCCATCCGGCACGTCCCTATCGTCATGTTCACGGCGTCATGCGAGCACAACGACATCATACTCAGCTACGAGCTGGGCGCGAACGCGTTCGTTGTTAAGCCCATGGATTCCGAAGCTTTATCTGAGGCGATCCGTAGTTTGAGCGCGTTCTGGGCCAGCCTGAACCAGTCGCCAGCCAGTTGCTTCCAGGGGTTGGCTGCTCCTTTCCGATGA
- a CDS encoding winged helix-turn-helix domain-containing tetratricopeptide repeat protein codes for MPFRFGECVLDQERRELTLRGQVVGVGPQVFDLLLHLVRNHDRVVSKDDLLEAVWNGRIVSESTITSHINAVRKAIGDSGGEQRLVRTVPRKGFRFVGAIDVRGAEVGAIGETPQPGGSGIASRSSSEGRETPSGPVLPGKPSITVLPFQNLSGDPEQDYFADGVVEDIIAALSRIRWLFVIARNSSFAFKGRAVDVTDIGRELGVRYVLEGSVRKAGTRVRITGQLIDATSGTHLWAERFEGMLDDLFELQDRIAESVVGAIAPQLERAEIERAKRKPTESLDAYDYYLRGMAKLHSGTREAIDAALPLFHKATDLDPEFASAYGGAAWCHLWRKVNGWMTDRPREIAEGVRLARLAVEFGRDDAVALTRAGHALGHFVGDLDGGIALIDRAVLLNPNFAPAWFLGGYLRAFRGETESASEHFAHAARLSPLDPEMFRMQAGTALAHFFAGRYDCAVAWADKALGNLPSLLVAIALTAASHGLAGRTEDARETMRQLRALDPSLRVSTLREWLPIHRPEDLTRFAEGLRLAGLPE; via the coding sequence TTGCCGTTCCGTTTCGGAGAGTGTGTGCTCGATCAGGAGCGCCGGGAACTGACCCTGCGCGGACAGGTCGTGGGCGTTGGCCCGCAGGTCTTCGACCTGCTGCTGCATCTCGTCCGCAACCACGACCGCGTCGTCAGCAAGGATGATTTGCTGGAGGCGGTGTGGAACGGACGGATCGTCTCGGAATCGACAATCACCAGCCACATCAACGCGGTTCGCAAGGCCATCGGCGACAGCGGCGGGGAGCAGCGTCTGGTCCGCACGGTCCCCCGCAAGGGGTTCCGCTTCGTTGGCGCGATAGACGTCAGGGGGGCCGAGGTCGGCGCGATCGGGGAGACACCGCAGCCCGGCGGGTCAGGCATCGCCAGCCGTTCCTCCAGCGAAGGCCGGGAGACGCCGTCCGGGCCGGTCCTGCCGGGCAAGCCCTCGATCACCGTGCTGCCATTCCAGAACCTGAGCGGCGACCCGGAGCAGGACTATTTCGCCGACGGCGTGGTGGAGGACATCATCGCCGCCCTGTCGCGCATCCGCTGGCTGTTCGTCATCGCGCGCAACTCGAGCTTTGCCTTCAAGGGCCGGGCGGTGGATGTGACGGACATCGGCCGCGAACTGGGCGTCCGCTACGTGCTCGAAGGCAGCGTCCGCAAGGCCGGGACCAGGGTGCGCATCACAGGGCAGCTCATCGACGCGACGAGCGGGACGCATCTCTGGGCCGAGCGCTTCGAAGGCATGCTCGACGACCTTTTCGAGCTGCAGGACCGGATCGCCGAAAGCGTCGTCGGCGCGATCGCGCCGCAGCTCGAGCGGGCGGAGATCGAGCGCGCCAAGCGCAAGCCGACGGAAAGCCTGGACGCCTACGATTACTATCTCCGCGGCATGGCGAAACTGCACAGCGGAACCCGCGAGGCGATCGACGCGGCGCTGCCCCTGTTCCACAAGGCGACGGACCTCGACCCGGAATTCGCATCGGCCTATGGCGGGGCGGCTTGGTGCCATCTCTGGCGCAAGGTGAACGGTTGGATGACCGACCGCCCCCGGGAGATCGCCGAAGGGGTGCGGCTGGCGCGGCTGGCGGTGGAGTTCGGCCGAGACGACGCCGTCGCGCTGACGCGAGCCGGACACGCGCTTGGTCACTTCGTCGGCGATCTCGATGGCGGCATCGCGCTCATCGACCGGGCCGTGCTGCTCAACCCCAATTTCGCCCCCGCCTGGTTCCTCGGCGGCTACCTGCGCGCCTTTCGCGGTGAAACGGAAAGCGCGAGCGAGCATTTCGCCCATGCCGCCCGCCTGAGCCCGCTGGACCCGGAGATGTTCCGGATGCAGGCGGGGACGGCGCTCGCGCATTTCTTCGCCGGGCGCTACGATTGCGCGGTGGCCTGGGCGGACAAGGCGTTGGGGAACCTGCCCAGCCTCCTGGTCGCCATCGCCCTAACGGCGGCGAGTCACGGGCTTGCCGGGCGGACGGAGGACGCGCGGGAGACGATGCGGCAATTGCGTGCGCTCGACCCGTCCTTGCGCGTCTCCACTCTCAGGGAGTGGCTGCCGATCCACCGTCCCGAGGATCTCACGCGGTTTGCGGAGGGGCTGAGACTGGCCGGGTTGCCCGAGTGA
- a CDS encoding IS5 family transposase, whose protein sequence is MRGSDERSEGLFSYVSCEARVPANHPLRAIRAIVDEALEVMSPAFEGLYSKIGRPSIPPEKLLRALLLQAFYSVRSERQLMEQLDYNLLFRWFVGLSMDAPVWDVTVFTKNRERLLAGDVAAKFLATVLGQPKVKALLSDEHFSVDGTLIEAWASVKSFRPKDGSGEPPGPGRNGERDFHGEKRSNETHASTSDPEARLYRKGNGQPAKLAFMGHALMENRHALVVDVRLTAASGLAERAAAVAMIEAIPGRHRITVGADKAYDTKDFVADMRDLGVAPHVARNTSNRRSAIDGRTTRHPGYAVSLRVRKRIEEVFGWIKGAGLRKTRHCGAARVGWMFTLTATAYNLIRLPKLLAAA, encoded by the coding sequence ATGCGGGGTTCGGACGAACGCAGCGAGGGTCTGTTCAGCTACGTGAGCTGCGAGGCGCGGGTTCCAGCCAACCACCCGCTGCGAGCGATCCGGGCCATCGTGGACGAGGCGCTGGAGGTGATGTCGCCGGCGTTCGAGGGGCTGTACTCCAAGATCGGGCGCCCCTCGATCCCGCCGGAGAAGCTGCTGCGGGCGCTGCTGCTCCAGGCCTTCTACTCGGTGCGCTCGGAACGCCAGTTGATGGAGCAGCTCGATTACAACCTGCTGTTCCGCTGGTTCGTCGGCCTGTCCATGGACGCCCCGGTGTGGGACGTCACCGTGTTCACCAAGAACCGCGAGCGTCTTCTGGCCGGCGATGTGGCGGCCAAGTTCCTGGCGACCGTGCTGGGTCAGCCGAAGGTCAAGGCGCTGCTGTCGGACGAGCATTTCTCGGTGGACGGCACGCTGATCGAAGCCTGGGCGTCGGTGAAGAGCTTCCGGCCCAAAGACGGCAGCGGCGAGCCGCCGGGGCCGGGGCGCAACGGCGAGCGCGACTTCCATGGCGAGAAGCGGTCCAACGAGACGCATGCCTCGACCAGCGATCCCGAGGCGCGGCTCTACCGCAAGGGCAACGGCCAGCCGGCGAAGCTGGCCTTCATGGGCCACGCGCTGATGGAGAACCGCCACGCCCTGGTGGTGGACGTGCGGCTCACCGCGGCCAGCGGCCTGGCCGAACGTGCGGCGGCGGTGGCCATGATCGAGGCCATCCCCGGCCGCCACCGCATCACGGTCGGCGCTGACAAGGCCTACGACACCAAGGATTTCGTGGCGGACATGCGCGACTTGGGCGTGGCTCCGCATGTTGCCCGAAATACCAGCAACCGCCGCTCGGCGATCGACGGCCGGACCACCCGCCATCCCGGCTACGCCGTCAGCCTGCGGGTCCGCAAGCGGATCGAAGAGGTCTTTGGCTGGATCAAGGGAGCCGGCTTGCGCAAGACGCGCCATTGCGGAGCAGCCCGTGTCGGTTGGATGTTCACCCTAACCGCCACCGCTTACAACCTGATCCGCCTGCCCAAGCTGCTGGCTGCGGCATAA
- a CDS encoding MmgE/PrpD family protein, with protein MPTTTAAVSRFFSEFQLKDAPTEVRHEAKRILLDTLGCLAGGRACEIAPTSDRLALLLGQRLASGGSTLVGQGNTTLISAVYGNARIANALDFDETFPVGVHFGVAAVAAALATAEERGASGDDVLHAVIVGYELGARIATYIGPMTEVVDGQVKGFSKVWGVAAPVVLAAMGAAAAVARLDERQFAQAIGLAVSNSPLPAGALWSNAVDLPNCKYCDAGWCAVAGVFAVLSVEAGSTGFTDALDGPYGLARMCGVQTFDEGSLTSGLGTNWLISNATYKPWPTCRFTHYPLTSLARILRRETIAPGEIEEVVIETGPMAASPRFTKPLPRTFASRSFSYPHMVAMLVRGVAAGPKWLDAESVTDPDTLSIADKVRVVAHERGNDFARTMEANQIRTMPGGVLVRTVRGEFRDEDDFALGDPWTDHSRLSDADLTEKFLGMSGSGAADLVDRIFNVEREPSAHALMQRLNDCLENTRANAA; from the coding sequence ATGCCGACCACAACCGCAGCGGTCTCACGCTTCTTCTCGGAGTTCCAGCTCAAGGATGCGCCGACCGAGGTGCGTCATGAGGCCAAGCGCATCCTTCTCGATACGTTGGGTTGTCTCGCCGGTGGGCGGGCCTGCGAAATCGCGCCGACGTCCGACAGACTAGCGCTCTTGCTTGGGCAGCGGCTGGCGTCCGGGGGCAGCACGCTCGTCGGGCAGGGCAACACCACGTTGATTTCCGCGGTCTACGGCAACGCACGAATTGCCAACGCGCTTGATTTCGACGAAACCTTTCCGGTCGGTGTTCATTTCGGCGTGGCCGCGGTGGCGGCCGCTCTGGCGACGGCCGAGGAGCGTGGCGCCTCGGGCGACGATGTTCTGCACGCCGTCATCGTGGGCTACGAACTGGGGGCGCGGATCGCGACCTACATCGGTCCGATGACCGAGGTGGTCGACGGCCAAGTGAAAGGCTTCTCGAAGGTTTGGGGCGTGGCGGCGCCGGTCGTGCTTGCCGCCATGGGGGCCGCCGCCGCGGTCGCGCGACTGGACGAGCGCCAGTTTGCCCAGGCGATCGGGCTGGCCGTCTCGAACAGCCCCCTGCCCGCGGGGGCGCTGTGGTCCAACGCAGTCGACCTGCCCAACTGCAAATATTGTGACGCCGGTTGGTGCGCCGTCGCGGGGGTCTTCGCGGTGCTGTCCGTCGAGGCCGGTTCGACAGGTTTCACCGATGCGCTCGATGGCCCCTACGGCCTCGCCCGGATGTGCGGGGTGCAGACCTTCGACGAGGGGAGTCTGACGAGCGGACTTGGGACGAACTGGCTGATTTCCAACGCCACGTACAAGCCCTGGCCGACGTGCCGCTTCACCCACTATCCCCTGACGTCGCTCGCACGCATTCTCCGGCGCGAGACCATCGCCCCGGGCGAGATCGAGGAGGTCGTGATCGAGACCGGTCCGATGGCGGCTTCGCCCCGGTTTACCAAGCCTCTGCCGCGCACCTTCGCCAGCCGCAGCTTTAGCTATCCCCATATGGTCGCCATGCTTGTTCGTGGTGTCGCGGCGGGGCCGAAATGGCTGGACGCCGAGAGCGTCACGGACCCGGACACCCTGAGCATCGCGGACAAGGTCCGTGTGGTCGCGCATGAACGAGGCAACGACTTCGCCCGGACGATGGAGGCCAACCAGATCCGCACCATGCCGGGCGGCGTGCTCGTCCGAACGGTGAGGGGTGAATTCCGCGACGAGGACGATTTCGCCCTCGGCGATCCGTGGACGGACCATTCCCGACTGAGCGACGCCGATCTCACCGAAAAGTTTCTCGGCATGTCGGGGAGCGGGGCGGCCGATCTCGTCGACCGGATCTTCAACGTAGAGCGCGAACCCTCGGCTCACGCGCTGATGCAGCGGCTGAACGACTGCCTTGAGAACACCCGTGCGAACGCCGCCTGA
- the aac(6') gene encoding aminoglycoside 6'-N-acetyltransferase gives MRIERCTHETLDDLVALRWELWPEAPIETHRTEAADDLSVPDRAVAFIVWDQDGVAVGFAEASLRRDYVNGCETSPVAFLEGIYVRAEQRKRGIARRLIQAVESWGKEKGCSEFASDADIGNDVSQRMHAALGFEETERVVFFRKPL, from the coding sequence ATGCGCATCGAGCGATGCACGCACGAAACGCTTGATGATTTGGTCGCGCTGCGGTGGGAACTCTGGCCGGAGGCGCCGATCGAGACCCACCGCACCGAAGCCGCCGATGACCTCAGTGTTCCGGATCGAGCGGTCGCTTTCATCGTTTGGGACCAGGATGGGGTAGCTGTGGGCTTTGCAGAGGCCTCGTTGCGTCGGGACTATGTGAATGGATGCGAGACCTCACCTGTCGCGTTCCTGGAAGGGATCTACGTGCGGGCGGAACAGCGGAAACGCGGCATCGCCCGCCGGCTCATCCAGGCCGTTGAAAGTTGGGGAAAGGAGAAGGGCTGTTCGGAGTTCGCCTCCGACGCGGACATCGGAAATGACGTGTCCCAACGCATGCACGCCGCGCTCGGCTTTGAAGAGACGGAACGCGTCGTTTTTTTCCGCAAGCCACTGTGA
- a CDS encoding MarR family winged helix-turn-helix transcriptional regulator has product MSNENNPPVPLEDQLCFAIYSAGIAIQRAYKPLLDALGLTYPQYLVLNILWREDGQTVGSIAQQLALESSTLTPLLKRLEAAELIQRTRNPTNERQVIVSLTAKGMDLRSRAGCLGDTLLHASGQSPAALAKLNREIAQLRDSVYAHIGGWTSPDAH; this is encoded by the coding sequence GTGTCGAACGAGAACAACCCGCCGGTGCCGCTGGAGGATCAGCTCTGCTTCGCGATCTACTCGGCCGGCATCGCCATCCAGCGGGCCTACAAGCCGCTGCTGGACGCCCTTGGCCTCACCTATCCGCAGTATCTCGTCCTCAACATCCTGTGGCGGGAGGACGGACAGACGGTGGGGAGCATCGCCCAGCAGCTCGCCCTTGAGTCCAGCACGCTGACGCCCCTGCTCAAACGCCTCGAGGCTGCGGAGCTGATCCAGCGCACGCGCAACCCGACCAACGAGAGGCAGGTGATCGTGTCGCTGACGGCCAAGGGAATGGATCTGCGCTCCAGGGCCGGCTGCCTGGGCGATACGCTGCTCCACGCCTCCGGACAGTCGCCCGCCGCCTTGGCGAAGCTCAACCGCGAGATCGCGCAACTGCGGGATTCCGTTTACGCGCATATCGGCGGCTGGACGTCCCCCGACGCACATTGA
- a CDS encoding GMC family oxidoreductase, with protein sequence MNHSISGGSEEFNRRVRDNQTQRLANLKPAYDFIVCGAGASGSVIARRLAENADCSVLLIEAGGSDEDEAVLNPSLWPTNLGGRRDWGFQAEPNPHLGGRTLPMSMGKGLGGGSSINVMVWARGHRADWDHFADQSGDAGWSYEAVLGIYRRIENWRGAPDPHYRGNSGPVWVQPAQNPSPIADALLSAAGSLGIPRHDSPNGRMMETAGGVAYTDMLVRDGRRNSLYRAYVHPVADRPNLTILTDTLVRRVLLDGTTATGVEVERDGRIRSITAGSEVILSTGAINTPKLLMLSGIGDRSQLDRHGIPVVRHLPGVGRGLQDHVSFGCTWEYREPIAPRASGSEATLYWTSRPGLEAPDLLFCQVEFPVPSERTAARGVPDHGWTMFAGLAQPHSRGEVRLRSADPAVAPVVDPNMLSDPRDLETARACVRLCREIGNDAAFAPHVRREAIPGAGAAIDDQFLRDAAVTYWHQCGTARMGMDDRSVVDASLAVHGIDRLRVADGSILPRVTTGNTQAPCAIVGERAADILQRRHGV encoded by the coding sequence ATGAACCATTCCATTTCCGGCGGTTCCGAGGAGTTCAACCGGCGCGTCCGTGACAACCAGACGCAACGACTCGCCAACCTCAAGCCGGCCTATGACTTCATCGTCTGCGGTGCCGGCGCATCGGGATCCGTGATCGCACGCCGCCTGGCTGAGAATGCCGATTGCTCCGTGCTCCTCATCGAAGCGGGGGGCAGCGACGAGGATGAGGCGGTGCTGAATCCGTCGTTGTGGCCCACCAACCTCGGCGGTCGGCGCGACTGGGGGTTCCAGGCGGAGCCGAACCCGCATCTGGGTGGCCGCACGCTTCCCATGTCCATGGGCAAGGGGCTCGGCGGCGGGTCGAGCATCAATGTCATGGTGTGGGCAAGGGGCCATCGCGCCGACTGGGATCACTTCGCGGACCAGTCCGGCGATGCCGGCTGGAGCTATGAGGCGGTTCTCGGCATCTACCGACGCATCGAGAACTGGCGGGGTGCGCCGGACCCGCATTACCGCGGCAACTCCGGACCGGTGTGGGTGCAGCCTGCCCAGAACCCGAGTCCGATCGCCGACGCTCTGCTCAGCGCGGCCGGGTCCCTCGGCATCCCGCGCCACGACAGCCCCAATGGCCGGATGATGGAAACCGCGGGAGGCGTGGCCTACACCGACATGCTCGTGCGGGATGGACGGCGCAACTCGCTCTACCGCGCCTATGTCCATCCTGTGGCCGATCGACCGAACCTCACGATCCTGACGGACACGCTCGTGCGCCGCGTGCTCCTCGACGGGACGACGGCGACCGGCGTCGAGGTCGAACGGGACGGCCGGATTCGGTCGATCACGGCAGGCTCGGAGGTCATCCTGTCCACCGGCGCCATCAACACGCCCAAGCTGCTCATGCTGTCCGGGATCGGCGACCGGAGCCAGCTTGACCGGCACGGCATTCCGGTCGTGCGCCATCTGCCCGGCGTCGGCCGCGGCCTGCAGGATCATGTGTCGTTCGGCTGCACCTGGGAGTACCGGGAGCCGATCGCTCCGCGCGCCAGTGGAAGCGAGGCGACGCTCTACTGGACAAGCCGCCCCGGCTTGGAGGCGCCGGACCTTCTGTTCTGCCAGGTCGAATTCCCCGTTCCCAGCGAGCGCACGGCGGCGCGCGGCGTCCCCGATCACGGGTGGACGATGTTCGCAGGCTTGGCGCAGCCCCACAGCCGTGGCGAGGTGCGGCTGCGGTCGGCGGACCCGGCCGTGGCGCCTGTGGTCGATCCCAACATGCTGTCCGACCCGCGGGACCTGGAAACGGCACGCGCCTGCGTGCGGCTGTGCCGCGAGATCGGGAACGATGCGGCTTTCGCGCCCCATGTCCGGCGCGAGGCGATCCCTGGGGCGGGGGCGGCGATCGACGATCAATTCCTCCGTGACGCGGCGGTGACCTATTGGCACCAATGCGGGACGGCTCGGATGGGCATGGATGACCGGTCGGTCGTCGACGCGTCGCTGGCGGTCCACGGCATCGACCGGCTGCGCGTCGCGGACGGCTCGATCCTCCCGAGGGTGACGACGGGCAACACACAAGCACCGTGCGCGATCGTGGGCGAGCGTGCCGCTGACATCCTGCAGCGGCGGCACGGGGTGTAG
- a CDS encoding LysR family transcriptional regulator, with protein sequence MSKHGLIEFDAVLAIARRGSFRAAALELGLSTTALSNVIGKLERQLGVRLFNRTTRSVSLTDAGRQFVDKISPALQDIHEAMENAQSQQDTPSGTLRINSFAAAAREILPLLLQFLRLYPQVHVDLVTEGRLVDIVADGFDLGIRTADLVPSDMIAVPLGPHRRYAVVASPGYFRTRGQPRSPSDLLSHPCIRVRLPNGALYRWQFEKGGQPIQIDVDGPITLDEASLARMAVLEEMGIGFFMESDVQGDLAAGRLVRILEDWTPPLEQLCLYYPSRRHPSAAFKALIDLARKFSVSTTAMA encoded by the coding sequence ATGTCGAAACACGGTCTGATCGAATTTGATGCTGTTCTCGCCATTGCGCGGCGTGGATCGTTCCGGGCAGCGGCCTTGGAACTTGGCCTGTCGACCACCGCACTAAGCAACGTCATCGGGAAGCTGGAACGTCAACTCGGCGTCCGACTGTTCAATCGCACGACCCGGAGCGTCTCCCTGACCGACGCCGGGCGGCAGTTCGTGGATAAAATCAGTCCCGCGCTCCAGGACATCCATGAGGCGATGGAAAACGCCCAGTCGCAGCAGGATACGCCATCGGGCACCTTGCGGATCAACAGCTTTGCCGCAGCCGCGCGTGAGATCCTTCCCCTCCTGCTCCAGTTCCTGCGACTCTATCCGCAGGTCCATGTCGATCTCGTCACCGAAGGCCGGCTCGTCGACATCGTCGCGGACGGTTTCGATCTCGGCATCCGCACCGCGGACCTCGTCCCCAGCGACATGATCGCGGTGCCGCTCGGTCCGCACCGCCGCTATGCGGTGGTTGCATCACCGGGCTATTTCCGCACCCGGGGCCAGCCAAGGTCGCCCTCCGACCTGCTGTCCCATCCGTGCATCCGCGTGAGGCTGCCCAATGGAGCGCTTTATCGGTGGCAGTTCGAGAAGGGGGGACAGCCGATCCAGATCGACGTGGACGGCCCGATCACCCTGGACGAGGCCAGCCTCGCCCGCATGGCGGTGCTGGAGGAAATGGGGATCGGTTTCTTCATGGAGTCCGATGTTCAAGGCGACCTAGCCGCCGGCCGCCTCGTTCGCATTCTCGAAGACTGGACCCCGCCACTGGAGCAGCTTTGCCTCTACTATCCCAGTCGGCGACACCCGTCTGCCGCGTTCAAAGCACTCATTGATCTTGCCCGGAAATTTTCTGTTTCAACAACTGCGATGGCTTGA
- a CDS encoding alpha/beta fold hydrolase — MKNTLRTLILAASVVTLPVSIAQAQPTSHSVDRAVVRNIVLVHGAFADGSGWRKVYEDLTNRGYRVTIVQNPLTSFEDDVAATRRALDRQDGPAVLVGHSWGGTVITEAGVHPKVRGLVYVSALSPDAGETTAQQYDGYTTPPEFVIETSGDGFGFIKPENFAAGFAADATKADVDFLTASQVPINMASFGVTLRHAAWRTKPSWAVIATEDKAFDQRMLQDMAKRIGAKVTNVPASHAVYVTRAEVVATVIDDAAQQSGAVSP, encoded by the coding sequence ATGAAGAACACGCTTCGGACCCTGATCCTAGCCGCGTCAGTCGTCACGCTCCCGGTGTCGATCGCGCAGGCGCAGCCGACCAGCCATTCCGTCGATCGGGCGGTCGTCAGGAACATCGTCCTCGTCCATGGCGCCTTCGCCGACGGATCGGGATGGCGGAAGGTCTATGAGGACCTGACCAACCGGGGATACCGGGTCACGATCGTCCAGAACCCGCTCACCTCCTTCGAAGACGATGTGGCGGCCACGCGGCGGGCGCTCGACAGGCAGGACGGCCCCGCCGTTCTGGTCGGCCACAGCTGGGGCGGCACGGTCATCACCGAAGCCGGTGTCCATCCCAAGGTGCGTGGTCTGGTCTATGTGTCCGCCCTGTCGCCCGACGCCGGCGAAACCACGGCGCAGCAGTATGACGGCTATACGACACCGCCCGAGTTCGTCATCGAGACGAGCGGGGACGGCTTCGGCTTCATCAAGCCGGAGAATTTCGCCGCCGGCTTCGCGGCGGATGCGACGAAGGCCGACGTCGATTTCCTGACGGCGTCGCAGGTTCCGATCAACATGGCGAGCTTCGGCGTGACGCTCCGGCATGCCGCCTGGCGGACCAAGCCCAGCTGGGCGGTGATCGCGACGGAGGACAAGGCTTTCGATCAGCGGATGCTCCAGGACATGGCCAAACGCATCGGTGCGAAGGTCACGAACGTCCCGGCCAGCCATGCCGTCTACGTCACGCGGGCGGAGGTGGTCGCGACGGTGATCGACGACGCGGCCCAGCAGTCGGGCGCGGTTTCGCCCTAG